In one Antennarius striatus isolate MH-2024 chromosome 1, ASM4005453v1, whole genome shotgun sequence genomic region, the following are encoded:
- the LOC137595450 gene encoding COUP transcription factor 2-like: protein MAMVAWRNTDGVGDGQGALPSSVSQVSPRALPRELTGHMNSVPSLDLPAAAAASQGAPPPNPSSTTTITATNSNTTTSSSSSSSSSMDKHQSQQIECIVCGDKSSGKHYGQFTCEGCKSFFKRSVRRNLNYTCRANRNCPVDQHHRNQCQYCRLKKCLKVGMRREAVQRGRLPTHSYHGQFSLTNGDPLQCHSYLSGYISLLLRAEPYPTSRFGSQCLQSNNIMGIENICELAARMLFSAVEWARNIPFFPDLQVTDQVALLRLTWSELFVLNAAQCSMPVHVAPLLAAAGLHASPMSADRVVAFMDHIRVFQEQVEKLKVLHVDSAEYSCIKAIVLFSTDACGLSDVAHVEGLQEKSQCALEEYVRSQYPNQPNRFGKLLLRLPSLRTVSSSVIEQLFFIRLVGKTPIETLIRDMLLSGSSFNWPYMPIQ, encoded by the exons ATGGCGATGGTGGCGTGGAGAAACACCGACGGCGTCGGGGACGGTCAGGGCGCTCTCCCCTCGTCGGTGTCCCAGGTCTCACCCCGGGCTCTGCCCAGGGAGCTGACGGGACACATGAACTCGGTGCCTTCTCTGGATTTACCCGCGGCGGCAGCAGCATCTCAGGGCGCACCGCCGCCCAACCCGTccagcaccaccaccatcaccgcCACCAACAGCAACACCAccacgtcttcctcctcctcctcttcctcgtccatGGACAAACACCAGAGCCAGCAGATCGAATGCATCGTCTGCGGGGATAAATCCAGCGGGAAGCACTACGGACAGTTCACCTGTGAGGGATGTAAGAGCTTCTTCAAACGCAGCGTCCGACGGAACCTGAACTACACCTGCAGGGCCAACAGGAACTGTCCCGTGGACCAGCACCACCGGAACCAGTGCCAGTACTGCCGCCTCAAGAAATGTCTCAAAGTCGGCATGAGGAGGGAAG ccgTCCAGAGAGGAAGACTTCCTACCCACTCCTATCACGGCCAGTTCTCCCTGACCAACGGAGACCCCCTGCAGTGCCACTCCTACCTGTCCGGGTACATCTCTCTGCTGCTGCGGGCCGAGCCCTACCCGACCTCCAGGTTCGGCTCTCAGTGCCTGCAGAGCAACAACATCATGGGCATAGAGAACATCTGCGAGCTGGCGGCCCGGATGCTGTTCAGCGCCGTGGAGTGGGCCCGCAACATCCCCTTCTTCCCGGACCTGCAGGTGACGGACCAGGTGGCCCTGCTGCGCCTCACCTGGAGCGAACTGTTCGTGCTGAACGCCGCCCAGTGCTCCATGCCCGTCCACGTCGCCCCGCTGCTCGCCGCCGCCGGTCTCCACGCGTCTCCGATGTCCGCGGATCGGGTGGTGGCGTTCATGGACCACATCCGGGTCTTTCAGGAGCAGGTGGAGAAGCTCAAGGTGCTGCACGTGGATTCCGCGGAGTACAGCTGCATAAAGGCCATCGTCCTGTTCTCCACAG ATGCCTGTGGTCTGTCAGATGTTGCCCATGTAGAAGGTCTGCAGGAGAAATCCCAGTGTGCTTTGGAGGAGTATGTTAGGAGCCAGTACCCTAACCAGCCCAACAGGTTTGGGAAGCTGCTGCTCCGCTTACCTTCCCTCCGCACCGTCTCTTCTTCAGTCATTGAGCAGCTGTTCTTCATCCGTCTGGTGGGGAAGACCCCCATAGAAACTTTGATAAGGGACATGCTTCTGTCTGGAAGCAGCTTCAACTGGCCCTACATGCCTATTCAATAG